The Esox lucius isolate fEsoLuc1 chromosome 5, fEsoLuc1.pri, whole genome shotgun sequence genome includes a region encoding these proteins:
- the LOC105006836 gene encoding phenylethanolamine N-methyltransferase: MDRDVKKEKEGNEREKDIEAMVACYQGFDPVAYLQYNYTPPRADFDRPDSIVPWKLGCLHRAFTEGDVGGKVLVDVGSGPTIYQVLSGCEVFDTLFLTDFLEVNRQELRRWLGGEGCSSLDWTPYLQHVCKLEGRSPSAWSEKAARLRSVVSDILPIDVHRSSPLQSSAKLPGAGADCLVSCFCLESVSPDLTFFNRALGHIGGLLRPGGHLLLIGALGESYYMGGRGVRIPVVPLDEAQVCASLKACGYTLVRLEVYTLPQDMRVGVDDVTGVFFVKARKP, from the exons ATGGACCGGGATGTGAAGAAGGAAAAagaagggaatgagagagagaaggacataGAGGCCATGGTTGCTTGTTACCAAGGCTTTGACCCGGTAGCATATTTGCAGTATAACTACACGCCGCCACGGGCGGACTTTGACCGGCCAGACAGCATTGTGCCCTGGAAACTAGGATGCCTGCACAGAGCTTTTACAGAGG GTGACGTGGGGGGTAAGGTGCTGGTGGACGTGGGTTCCGGACCCACTATATACCAAGTGTTGAGCGGCTGCGAAGTGTTCGACACGCTCTTCCTCACGGACTTCCTGGAGGTGAACAGGCAGGAGCTGAGGCGCTGGCTGGGGGGCGAGGGCTGCAGCAGCCTGGACTGGACCCCCTATCTGCAGCATGTCTGCAAACTGGAGGGCCGAAG CCCTTCAGCGTGGAGCGAGAAAGCAGCTCGTCTGCGCTCGGTTGTCTCCGACATTCTTCCAATCGATGTACACCGCTCCAGCCCCCTCCAATCCAGTGCAAAGCTCCCAGGAGCAGGTGCCGACTGCCTGGTCTCCTGCTTCTGCCTGGAGAGTGTCAGCCCAGACCTGACCTTCTTCAACCGGGCCCTGGGCCACATTGGGGGCCTCCTCCGACCTGGGGGCCACCTGCTCCTCATTGGAGCTCTGGGTGAGAGCTACTACATGGGCGGGCGCGGCGTGCGAATCCCTGTGGTGCCCCTGGATGAGGCTCAGGTGTGTGCCAGCTTGAAGGCCTGCGGGTACACGTTGGTGAGGCTGGAGGTGTACACGCTACCCCAGGACATGAGGGTCGGGGTGGATGATGTGACGGGGGTGTTCTTTGTGAAGGCCAGAAAGCCatag